From Pedobacter cryoconitis, one genomic window encodes:
- a CDS encoding NAD(P)-dependent oxidoreductase, with the protein MKFEKITIIDRSGLTEAIIEQLAALSKNKISIYNDYPQDDAETLARIGDSDAVLVSWQTKIKAEIIAQTSHLKYIGMCCSLYDEASANVDIIAAREKGIQVKGVRDYGDEGAVEFIFAQLIFLLKGLIKARWKDEPMELKNKSIGIIGLGTLGLMVAQTAQHFGMQVFYFNRSRKYEQEKNGITFLPLDELMKSCDIISTHLPKNTIVLTEKEFKLKKPNSILVNTSLGVPFEKEAFLNWIADAKNFAIFDADGVGDFAEEFAKHDNIILSDQFGGFTFEAKQRLSEKVFINMTNYLDNK; encoded by the coding sequence ATGAAATTCGAAAAGATAACTATTATAGATCGCAGCGGTCTGACTGAAGCAATCATAGAACAGCTTGCTGCTTTATCAAAAAATAAAATCAGCATATATAATGATTACCCTCAGGATGATGCCGAAACGCTTGCCCGCATCGGTGATTCAGATGCGGTACTGGTAAGCTGGCAAACAAAAATTAAAGCAGAAATTATTGCGCAGACTTCTCATTTAAAATATATTGGTATGTGTTGCAGTTTGTATGATGAAGCTTCTGCAAATGTTGATATTATAGCAGCAAGAGAAAAAGGTATCCAGGTAAAAGGGGTTAGAGATTATGGAGATGAAGGTGCAGTAGAATTTATATTCGCACAGCTGATTTTCTTACTCAAAGGCTTAATAAAGGCCAGATGGAAGGATGAACCTATGGAGTTAAAAAATAAAAGCATAGGAATCATTGGTCTTGGAACATTAGGATTGATGGTCGCACAAACTGCACAGCATTTTGGCATGCAGGTATTTTATTTTAACCGCAGCAGAAAATATGAGCAGGAAAAAAATGGGATTACATTTTTACCCCTTGATGAGTTAATGAAATCTTGTGATATCATTTCAACACATTTACCAAAAAATACAATTGTCCTTACAGAAAAAGAGTTTAAATTAAAGAAACCGAATTCAATTCTTGTCAATACATCATTGGGAGTGCCTTTTGAGAAGGAAGCGTTTCTAAACTGGATCGCGGATGCCAAAAACTTTGCCATCTTTGATGCGGACGGAGTTGGGGACTTTGCGGAAGAATTTGCAAAGCATGATAATATCATTTTATCTGATCAGTTTGGAGGCTTTACTTTTGAAGCGAAACAAAGGCTTTCAGAGAAGGTTTTTATCAATATGACCAATTACCTGGATAATAAATAA
- a CDS encoding dihydrofolate reductase family protein, which translates to MRKIVLLMHITLDGFAAGPNGEMDWIHINEEMFDYIGEQTNLADTALYGRVTYQMMENYWPAAAGKPGASKHDIEHSTWYNKVSKVILSKTLAGQELADTMIISSQPAEKIKTLKEQKGTNILMIGSPGAVHSLLQENLIDEFLLFVNPVILGQGIPLFSAVKEAIQLKLVNNITFSSGVACLRYEKL; encoded by the coding sequence ATGAGAAAAATAGTATTATTGATGCATATCACACTAGATGGCTTTGCAGCAGGGCCAAATGGCGAAATGGACTGGATTCATATAAATGAAGAGATGTTTGATTACATAGGTGAGCAAACGAACCTGGCAGATACTGCTTTGTACGGACGGGTTACCTATCAGATGATGGAAAACTACTGGCCAGCAGCAGCAGGCAAGCCCGGAGCTTCCAAACATGATATTGAACATTCCACATGGTATAATAAAGTCTCCAAAGTTATTTTATCAAAGACTTTGGCAGGGCAGGAGCTTGCTGACACCATGATTATCAGTAGTCAGCCAGCTGAAAAAATTAAAACATTAAAGGAGCAGAAAGGAACGAATATTCTAATGATCGGAAGTCCGGGAGCTGTACATTCACTTTTACAGGAAAATCTGATAGATGAATTTTTGCTATTTGTAAATCCTGTTATCTTAGGCCAGGGAATTCCATTATTCAGTGCCGTAAAAGAGGCCATTCAACTTAAACTTGTCAATAACATTACTTTTTCTTCCGGGGTGGCCTGTTTACGTTACGAAAAGCTATAA
- a CDS encoding TIGR00730 family Rossman fold protein produces MTSEEKIRSAFENKNWQEIKVTDSWQIFKIMAEFVDGFEKLAKIGPCVSIFGSARTAETNKYYQMAVDCGKLLTDRGYGVITGGGPGIMEAGNKGAHTNGGKSVGLNIDLPFEQFHNKYVDHNKLLQFDYFFVRKVMFMKYSQGFIVLPGGMGTMDELFEAITLIQTGKIARFPIVLLGKDYWGGLIDWIKNTMLEKEHNIHAEDLNLFRLADTAEEATEHIFRFYDKYVLKPNF; encoded by the coding sequence ATGACGAGTGAAGAGAAAATAAGAAGCGCGTTTGAAAACAAAAACTGGCAGGAAATCAAAGTAACGGATTCATGGCAGATCTTTAAAATAATGGCTGAATTTGTAGATGGCTTTGAAAAGCTGGCTAAAATTGGCCCCTGTGTATCCATTTTTGGTTCTGCAAGAACTGCCGAAACGAATAAATACTATCAAATGGCAGTTGATTGTGGTAAGTTACTGACAGACCGCGGTTATGGTGTAATTACAGGTGGTGGCCCTGGTATCATGGAAGCCGGTAATAAAGGTGCCCATACCAATGGCGGAAAATCTGTAGGATTAAATATTGACCTGCCTTTTGAGCAGTTCCACAATAAATATGTTGACCACAACAAATTACTGCAATTCGATTACTTCTTTGTAAGAAAAGTAATGTTCATGAAATACTCACAGGGATTTATCGTGTTACCTGGTGGAATGGGAACAATGGATGAGCTGTTTGAAGCGATTACATTAATCCAGACCGGTAAAATTGCCCGTTTCCCTATTGTCTTGTTAGGTAAGGATTATTGGGGTGGATTAATCGACTGGATCAAAAACACGATGTTAGAGAAAGAGCATAATATCCATGCAGAAGATTTAAACCTGTTCAGACTAGCGGATACCGCTGAGGAAGCAACAGAACATATCTTCAGATTCTATGATAAGTACGTCCTGAAACCTAATTTCTAG
- a CDS encoding regulatory protein RecX, with protein sequence MEKEYSKPALDKRTALVKAESYCAYQERAQQEIRNKLYDWGLRHDEVEEVITELILNNFLNEERFAMAYVSGKFNIKKWGKVKIKQGLKLKKIPEKMILKALNSIDYDDYLKTILAAAEKKSAVLIEKDAYKRKYKLITYLMGKGFENNLISEVLKDNNLS encoded by the coding sequence TTGGAAAAAGAATATTCAAAACCGGCACTGGATAAAAGGACTGCTTTAGTTAAAGCAGAAAGTTACTGTGCCTACCAGGAGCGTGCGCAGCAGGAAATCAGAAATAAGCTTTATGACTGGGGATTGAGGCATGACGAGGTTGAAGAAGTGATCACAGAACTTATCCTGAATAACTTTCTGAATGAGGAAAGGTTTGCGATGGCATATGTGTCTGGAAAGTTTAATATCAAGAAATGGGGCAAGGTTAAGATCAAACAGGGGCTTAAATTGAAAAAGATTCCGGAGAAAATGATTTTAAAAGCACTGAATTCCATTGATTATGATGATTATTTAAAAACTATCCTTGCTGCTGCTGAAAAGAAATCAGCAGTTTTAATAGAGAAAGATGCCTATAAAAGGAAATATAAGCTGATTACCTACCTTATGGGGAAGGGCTTTGAAAATAATTTGATTTCTGAAGTACTGAAGGACAATAACTTAAGTTAA
- a CDS encoding helix-turn-helix domain-containing protein, with translation MFRKEEEDNKLTQILYSCYFTKSREGEQFVPEHIFTYQISGTLHLNDGHQSHVFKEGDFRFCKRNNLVKFMKIPPENGEFKSISVRLDQQMLRDFSIEYGYNKVKKHESEIIHELKPDPLYKSYMDSLLPYQFKQPENQKLLSLKLREAILILLQTNPELADTLFDFTEPGKIDLEAFMNKNFHFNVEMKRFAYLTGRSLATFKRDFEKLYQIPPGRWLQQRRLQEAYHLIKEKGKAVSEVYLEVGFEDLSHFSFAFKKKYGLAPSRL, from the coding sequence ATGTTCCGGAAAGAAGAAGAAGATAATAAATTGACCCAGATACTCTATTCCTGCTATTTTACCAAAAGCAGGGAAGGGGAGCAGTTCGTGCCTGAACATATTTTTACTTACCAGATTTCTGGAACTCTTCATCTCAATGATGGGCATCAATCGCATGTTTTTAAGGAAGGTGACTTTAGGTTCTGTAAAAGAAACAATCTGGTAAAATTCATGAAAATACCGCCGGAAAACGGAGAATTCAAATCGATATCTGTTCGTCTTGACCAGCAAATGCTTCGCGATTTTAGCATAGAATATGGTTATAATAAGGTTAAAAAGCACGAGAGTGAGATTATTCATGAATTAAAGCCAGATCCACTTTACAAAAGCTATATGGATTCGCTTCTTCCTTATCAATTCAAACAACCAGAGAATCAAAAGCTACTGTCCTTAAAATTGAGAGAGGCTATTCTGATCCTGCTGCAAACTAATCCGGAACTGGCCGATACCTTATTCGATTTTACAGAACCAGGGAAGATAGATCTGGAAGCTTTTATGAATAAGAATTTCCACTTCAATGTGGAGATGAAAAGGTTTGCTTATTTAACCGGAAGAAGCCTGGCTACTTTTAAAAGAGACTTTGAGAAACTTTATCAAATTCCTCCAGGCAGGTGGTTACAGCAAAGAAGATTACAAGAAGCTTATCATTTGATCAAGGAAAAAGGAAAAGCAGTTTCAGAGGTCTATCTGGAAGTTGGGTTTGAAGATCTTTCGCATTTCTCTTTCGCTTTTAAGAAAAAATACGGACTGGCGCCTTCAAGATTATAA
- a CDS encoding bifunctional UDP-N-acetylmuramoyl-tripeptide:D-alanyl-D-alanine ligase/alanine racemase, which produces MSEINYTIQQLAELLNIKSFELKHPALINSLLIDSRVVISPETSLFFALSATRDGHEFIAEAYANGIKNFVVSKAGYQGKFPDANFLLVENVQAALQRITANHRSAFDLEVIAITGSNGKTIVKEWLYQLLSADFQIVRSPKSFNSQLGVPLSVWQIHQDHTLGIFEAGISKNGEMQQLAQIIQPTIGILTNIGEAHAEGFTSREEKLKEKLKLFKDVKLFIYSPDYTGNITADELPGEQQFSWSTKAEADLSILFVEPINGKSYIKALYKGEEIECLLPFGDRASVENGIICWAALLALGYTPEQADIHLERLTAVNMRLELKNGINQCSIIDDSYSADISSLAIALDFLNQQNQHPLKTLILSDLPETGKTDPELYTEIAALLKQKQVNRLIGIGPHISAFASLFDLSKSFYESTEEFIQKFAEITFNSETILVKGARKFEFERISKLLTQKVHGTVMEIDLNALASNLKFYKAKLAPGVKVMAMVKAFSYGSGSFEIANLLQYHKVDYLAVAYTDEGIALRKAGITLPIMVMSPEPFAFEAILKYKLEPELYNLDILKAFIAFLPETQIAYPVHIKIDTGMHRLGFEEPDLPELLPLLNQTQKLKVMSAFSHLAASEDEQHDEFTGYQLKTYLHLSGALRKGLGYDFIQHISNTSAITRHPQAQLDMVRIGIGLYGFDSGLADKSGLRTVAVLKTTITQIKTVGPKDTIGYGRWGVLPEGGTTATVKIGYADGYRRSFGNGVGKMLVNGKLAPVIGTIAMDMCMLDITGLDAKTGDEVIIFNNELTVDDLAKQIDTIPYEILTNISQRVKRIYFYE; this is translated from the coding sequence ATGAGTGAAATAAACTATACGATTCAGCAGTTGGCTGAACTTTTAAATATAAAATCCTTCGAATTAAAACATCCCGCTTTAATTAATAGCCTGCTTATAGACAGCCGCGTAGTAATCAGCCCGGAAACCTCTTTATTCTTTGCCCTCTCGGCAACCAGAGACGGACATGAATTTATTGCAGAAGCCTATGCCAATGGCATTAAAAACTTTGTAGTTAGTAAAGCCGGATACCAGGGAAAATTCCCAGACGCTAATTTTCTTTTAGTAGAGAATGTGCAGGCAGCCTTACAACGCATTACAGCAAACCACCGCAGCGCATTTGACCTGGAAGTGATTGCGATTACAGGGAGTAACGGGAAAACAATTGTTAAAGAATGGTTATACCAATTACTTTCAGCAGACTTCCAGATTGTCAGGAGCCCAAAAAGCTTTAACTCTCAGCTTGGCGTACCGCTTTCTGTCTGGCAGATTCATCAGGATCATACGCTTGGGATCTTTGAAGCCGGTATTTCTAAAAATGGAGAAATGCAGCAGCTGGCTCAAATTATACAGCCAACAATTGGTATCCTGACGAATATAGGGGAAGCCCATGCCGAAGGATTTACCTCCAGGGAAGAAAAACTGAAAGAGAAATTGAAACTCTTCAAAGACGTCAAACTATTTATTTACAGTCCGGATTATACCGGAAATATAACCGCTGATGAATTACCGGGTGAGCAGCAATTCTCCTGGAGTACAAAAGCTGAAGCAGACTTATCTATTCTTTTTGTCGAACCAATCAATGGCAAAAGCTATATCAAGGCACTTTACAAGGGAGAAGAAATCGAATGCCTGCTTCCCTTTGGTGACCGGGCATCAGTAGAAAACGGAATTATCTGCTGGGCTGCCTTATTAGCACTCGGATACACTCCAGAACAAGCTGACATTCATTTAGAGCGTCTGACGGCTGTAAATATGCGTCTGGAATTAAAAAACGGGATCAATCAATGTTCTATCATAGATGACTCCTATAGCGCTGATATTTCTTCACTGGCTATAGCACTTGATTTCTTGAATCAGCAGAATCAGCATCCTTTAAAAACGTTAATTTTATCAGACTTACCTGAAACCGGAAAAACAGATCCCGAACTCTATACTGAAATTGCAGCCTTACTTAAACAAAAACAAGTAAACAGGCTGATTGGTATAGGGCCGCATATCAGTGCATTTGCCTCACTTTTTGATTTATCAAAATCATTTTATGAAAGTACAGAAGAGTTCATTCAAAAATTTGCCGAAATAACTTTTAACAGTGAAACAATCCTGGTTAAAGGGGCAAGGAAATTTGAATTTGAACGGATCAGCAAACTCCTGACACAAAAAGTTCATGGAACAGTGATGGAGATTGATTTGAACGCATTAGCCAGTAACCTGAAATTCTATAAAGCAAAATTGGCGCCCGGCGTCAAAGTCATGGCGATGGTGAAAGCCTTCTCTTATGGCAGCGGAAGTTTTGAGATTGCCAATTTACTACAATACCATAAAGTAGATTATCTTGCTGTAGCTTATACAGACGAAGGAATTGCATTAAGAAAAGCAGGAATTACTTTACCGATCATGGTGATGAGTCCTGAACCATTTGCTTTCGAGGCGATCCTGAAATATAAGCTGGAACCTGAACTTTATAACCTTGACATTCTGAAGGCTTTTATCGCTTTCTTACCGGAGACGCAAATCGCTTATCCAGTGCATATTAAAATTGATACCGGGATGCACAGGCTGGGATTTGAAGAACCCGATCTGCCAGAATTATTGCCTTTGCTGAACCAGACTCAAAAACTCAAAGTAATGTCTGCATTCTCGCATCTTGCAGCCAGTGAAGATGAACAGCATGATGAATTTACAGGCTATCAGCTAAAAACCTATCTGCATCTTAGCGGAGCCTTGCGTAAGGGATTGGGTTATGACTTTATACAGCATATTTCCAATACCTCAGCGATCACCAGGCATCCGCAGGCGCAATTGGACATGGTCAGAATAGGTATCGGTTTATACGGTTTTGACAGCGGGCTGGCAGATAAAAGCGGACTGCGTACCGTGGCAGTTTTAAAAACTACGATCACGCAAATTAAGACAGTGGGGCCGAAGGATACTATTGGTTATGGCCGCTGGGGAGTTTTACCCGAAGGTGGCACTACTGCAACCGTCAAAATAGGTTATGCAGATGGTTACCGCAGGTCTTTTGGCAATGGAGTAGGAAAGATGCTCGTGAACGGTAAACTGGCTCCGGTAATCGGTACAATCGCTATGGACATGTGTATGCTGGACATAACCGGGCTGGACGCTAAAACCGGCGATGAAGTCATTATATTCAATAATGAACTGACAGTTGACGATTTAGCAAAACAAATTGATACTATTCCCTATGAGATTTTAACAAATATCTCTCAAAGGGTAAAACGCATCTATTTTTATGAGTAG
- a CDS encoding oxidoreductase, producing MTNSETTKKVWFITGSSRGLGRNLTESVLANGANVVATARNPEQLNELLAKYPDQLFPVKLDVTDQNQINQAVKAAIGHFGRIDVLVNNAGFGITGAAEAFTDEQVRSQLETNLNAPIAITRAILPYMRKQRSGRILQISSVGGRVGHFGLTIYQAAKFGLGGFSEALAQEVAHLGIYVTSVEPGGFRTDWAGDSMSYAQGVEGYESTVDQIAGLFKAGNFVPMGDPDKAAKVMIDLVEHPKPPVHLILGSEAVGLVKHAEALKMAEFEEWIPVSVSTDHAEAVNFLETEEGKTLLKKA from the coding sequence ATGACAAATTCAGAAACAACCAAAAAAGTTTGGTTTATCACCGGAAGTTCAAGAGGATTAGGAAGAAACCTGACCGAAAGTGTGCTCGCTAATGGAGCTAATGTAGTCGCAACGGCGCGTAATCCAGAACAATTAAATGAGCTTCTGGCAAAATATCCGGATCAGCTTTTTCCCGTAAAGCTGGACGTCACAGATCAAAATCAAATTAACCAGGCAGTTAAAGCGGCTATCGGGCATTTTGGCCGTATCGATGTATTGGTAAACAATGCTGGTTTCGGAATTACCGGAGCTGCCGAAGCTTTTACTGATGAACAAGTACGCAGTCAGCTGGAAACTAATTTAAATGCACCTATTGCTATTACCCGTGCTATTTTGCCTTATATGCGCAAACAACGCTCAGGAAGAATTCTTCAGATCAGTTCTGTAGGAGGAAGAGTTGGCCATTTTGGACTGACGATTTATCAGGCTGCTAAATTCGGTTTGGGTGGTTTTAGCGAGGCATTGGCTCAGGAAGTTGCGCATTTGGGAATTTATGTAACCAGCGTTGAACCAGGAGGGTTCCGTACAGACTGGGCTGGTGATTCGATGAGTTATGCACAAGGAGTAGAAGGATACGAATCTACTGTCGATCAGATAGCCGGACTTTTTAAAGCAGGTAATTTTGTGCCCATGGGAGATCCTGACAAGGCTGCAAAAGTAATGATTGACCTGGTTGAACATCCGAAACCACCTGTTCATCTGATTCTGGGCAGCGAAGCCGTAGGTCTTGTAAAGCATGCTGAAGCTTTAAAAATGGCAGAATTTGAGGAGTGGATACCAGTATCTGTTTCCACAGACCATGCAGAAGCTGTAAATTTTCTGGAAACTGAAGAAGGAAAAACACTGTTGAAAAAAGCATAA
- a CDS encoding DUF502 domain-containing protein has product MNRIGKALLNYLIKGLLIVLPIALSIYIVIWAVTTVDSWLNVNNILGVDPRTGESRNIPGLGLALVIALILTAGIFVTNFVTEPMYNWFNRWMNRLPGLNFIYSSIKDLTEAFVGDEKKFNHPVLVEMTADIKRIGFMTQNDLSSIGLPGDCVVYFPFSYSFAGQVCVVSKDKIKELKMNAADAMKLVVSGGVSHL; this is encoded by the coding sequence ATGAATAGGATTGGGAAGGCACTGTTAAATTACCTGATTAAGGGGTTATTGATTGTATTGCCTATAGCTTTAAGTATTTACATTGTCATTTGGGCAGTTACCACAGTCGATAGCTGGTTAAATGTCAATAATATTCTGGGAGTTGACCCGAGAACAGGAGAGAGCAGGAATATTCCGGGCCTGGGGCTTGCGCTGGTTATTGCGTTAATTCTGACCGCAGGGATATTTGTGACTAATTTTGTGACTGAGCCTATGTATAACTGGTTCAACCGCTGGATGAACAGGTTACCCGGGCTGAATTTTATTTATTCTTCCATTAAAGACCTTACTGAAGCATTTGTTGGAGATGAAAAGAAATTTAATCATCCTGTTTTGGTAGAAATGACTGCGGATATTAAAAGAATTGGCTTTATGACGCAGAACGATTTGTCATCGATTGGCTTACCCGGAGATTGTGTAGTTTATTTTCCTTTCTCTTACTCTTTTGCAGGACAGGTTTGTGTCGTTTCTAAAGATAAAATCAAAGAATTGAAGATGAATGCTGCTGATGCGATGAAATTAGTCGTATCAGGAGGGGTTAGTCATCTCTAA
- a CDS encoding fatty acid desaturase family protein has product MTKKVKFINTNQSTFYITVRKRVDTYFTTNNISIHANGAMLFKATFFLTSLTVLYLLILLANLSLPILLLLAMLLGVSGAFVGFNICHDAIHNSFSRNATVNKVFSFVFNLIGASPYVWNICHNIVHHTYTNIAGHDEDIDVAPGLIRFSDTETVNKLQRYQHYYAFILYSFSMLSWVFRKDYKKFFQHKIGEHTVVHPRAEYYKLFGYKAIYYFLFIALPLIVMPITWGQFLIGFLAMQLAQGLVLGLVFQLAHVVEGTDFPLPNEEGNMEEAWAAHQMRTTANFAGGSKIAAFLCGGLNRQIEHHLFPKICHIHYPAIGAIVKETAKEFNLPYIESITFTAALQSHYRTLRRLGKETYQTNKNINREVYIVPETVVVVL; this is encoded by the coding sequence ATGACTAAAAAAGTCAAGTTTATTAATACAAATCAGTCAACATTTTATATTACGGTACGAAAAAGGGTTGATACTTATTTTACAACAAACAATATTTCTATCCATGCAAATGGAGCCATGTTGTTTAAAGCTACATTCTTTTTAACAAGTTTAACGGTACTGTATCTACTGATTCTACTAGCGAATCTTAGTTTGCCAATCTTACTGTTATTAGCTATGCTATTGGGCGTATCCGGAGCATTTGTAGGCTTTAATATCTGCCACGATGCTATTCATAACTCCTTTTCACGTAATGCTACTGTCAACAAGGTCTTCAGCTTTGTATTTAACCTGATTGGTGCCAGCCCATATGTATGGAACATTTGCCATAACATTGTACACCATACCTATACAAATATTGCTGGTCATGACGAGGATATTGATGTAGCACCGGGCCTTATCCGGTTTTCTGATACTGAAACCGTTAACAAACTGCAAAGATATCAGCATTACTATGCATTTATATTGTATAGCTTTTCTATGTTATCATGGGTTTTCAGAAAAGATTATAAGAAATTTTTTCAGCATAAAATAGGTGAACATACCGTGGTACATCCCCGTGCTGAATATTACAAACTCTTTGGTTACAAAGCAATCTATTATTTCCTGTTTATCGCTTTGCCTTTAATCGTGATGCCCATTACCTGGGGTCAGTTTTTAATCGGTTTTCTGGCCATGCAACTCGCTCAGGGCTTAGTGCTCGGACTTGTATTTCAACTGGCACATGTGGTAGAAGGAACTGACTTCCCTTTACCGAATGAAGAAGGAAATATGGAAGAAGCCTGGGCAGCACATCAAATGAGAACTACAGCAAATTTTGCCGGAGGAAGTAAGATAGCGGCTTTCTTATGCGGAGGATTAAACCGCCAGATAGAACATCACCTTTTTCCGAAAATCTGTCATATCCATTATCCTGCAATAGGTGCTATTGTTAAAGAAACTGCTAAAGAATTTAACCTTCCATATATAGAAAGTATCACCTTTACAGCTGCTTTGCAATCACATTACCGGACGCTGAGGAGATTGGGAAAAGAGACTTATCAAACGAATAAAAACATTAACAGAGAAGTTTATATCGTTCCGGAAACTGTGGTGGTTGTGCTTTAA
- a CDS encoding alpha/beta fold hydrolase → MRKLTFGLAVLALTTIFNTGFVRAQQPAGIKNIVLVHGAFVDGSGWKSVYDILVKDGYHVSVVQHPLTSFDGDVAAVKRVLALQDGPCILVGHSYGGAVITVAGNEEHVQGLVYIAAHAPADGENEAANGKLYPSAYKSLKKGADGFDYIDPASFPADFAADVPLKEAKFIANSQMPVADSAFHAVVRNPAWKTKPSWYMVAKADRIINPDLERMYAKRANSQTVEIEGASHSVFMSHPQEVAKLIIMAAEKAGKP, encoded by the coding sequence ATGAGAAAATTAACTTTTGGGCTGGCCGTGCTTGCACTAACCACCATTTTCAATACTGGTTTTGTGAGGGCACAGCAACCAGCTGGCATTAAAAACATTGTTCTGGTACACGGTGCGTTTGTGGACGGGTCGGGCTGGAAGTCAGTTTACGATATTCTTGTTAAAGATGGATATCATGTAAGTGTTGTTCAGCATCCTTTAACTTCTTTTGATGGGGATGTGGCAGCTGTGAAACGCGTACTTGCTTTGCAGGATGGCCCTTGTATTTTAGTTGGACATAGTTATGGCGGCGCAGTAATCACTGTAGCAGGTAATGAAGAACACGTTCAGGGATTAGTATACATTGCTGCACATGCTCCGGCCGACGGAGAAAATGAAGCGGCAAATGGAAAGCTATATCCTTCGGCCTATAAATCTCTTAAAAAGGGAGCTGATGGTTTTGATTATATCGATCCGGCAAGCTTCCCTGCTGATTTCGCAGCAGATGTGCCGCTGAAAGAAGCAAAATTCATCGCAAACTCACAAATGCCTGTAGCAGATTCAGCTTTTCATGCGGTTGTCCGTAATCCTGCCTGGAAAACTAAACCAAGCTGGTATATGGTCGCTAAAGCTGACCGGATTATCAATCCTGATCTGGAACGGATGTATGCGAAAAGAGCAAATAGCCAAACGGTAGAAATAGAAGGTGCCAGTCATTCAGTATTTATGTCACATCCGCAGGAGGTGGCTAAATTAATTATCATGGCAGCTGAAAAAGCTGGTAAGCCCTGA